From Candidatus Methylomirabilota bacterium, a single genomic window includes:
- a CDS encoding LLM class flavin-dependent oxidoreductase, which yields MRVGMAAVFQNPGRARSDFDVYRDELRLADLCEPLGFDSLWSVEHHFTDYTMCPDVLQFLTYMAGRTTRVVLGSMVVVLPWHDPMRVAEQISMLDNISGGRMILGLGRGAGKVEFEGLRVPMGESRERFVEYARMLLEGLEKGYCEFDGQFVSQPRADIRPAPFKSFRGRTYAAAVSPESVKIMAELGVGILIIPQKPWPEVAKELVEYHALYRQLNGVEPPAPISAGWTF from the coding sequence ATGCGCGTCGGCATGGCCGCCGTCTTTCAGAACCCCGGCAGGGCCCGCAGCGACTTCGACGTCTACCGTGACGAGCTCCGGCTCGCCGATCTCTGCGAGCCGCTCGGCTTCGACTCTCTCTGGAGCGTCGAGCACCACTTCACCGACTACACCATGTGCCCCGACGTGCTGCAGTTCCTGACGTACATGGCGGGGCGGACGACGCGCGTCGTGCTGGGCTCCATGGTGGTGGTGCTGCCGTGGCACGACCCGATGCGCGTCGCGGAACAAATATCGATGCTCGATAATATATCGGGCGGCCGGATGATCCTGGGGCTGGGGCGCGGCGCGGGCAAGGTCGAGTTCGAGGGATTGCGCGTGCCCATGGGCGAGAGTCGCGAGCGCTTCGTGGAATACGCGCGGATGCTGCTCGAAGGCCTCGAGAAGGGCTACTGCGAGTTCGACGGGCAGTTCGTCAGCCAGCCGCGCGCCGACATCCGCCCCGCGCCCTTCAAGAGCTTCCGCGGCCGCACCTACGCGGCGGCCGTGTCGCCCGAATCGGTGAAGATCATGGCGGAATTGGGCGTAGGCATCCTCATCATTCCGCAGAAGCCGTGGCCCGAGGTCGCCAAGGAGCTCGTCGAGTACCACGCGCTCTACCGGCAGCTCAACGGCGTTGAGCCGCCGGCGCCGATCTCGGCGGGGTGGACTTTCTG
- a CDS encoding BrnT family toxin gives MCSTITLPGEFLVEIVEILWSDADIEHIARHGVSPDEVEEVVALRPVWRRGRQHPVTGRKSLYALGQTEAGRYLFVVLSPRGGSRARCITARDMDSATRAFYMRHRR, from the coding sequence ATGTGCAGTACGATTACGCTCCCTGGAGAGTTCCTAGTGGAAATCGTCGAGATCCTCTGGTCGGATGCTGACATCGAGCACATCGCCCGGCATGGAGTAAGCCCAGACGAGGTTGAAGAGGTAGTTGCGCTCAGGCCGGTTTGGCGTCGAGGGCGTCAGCATCCAGTGACAGGGCGTAAGAGCTTATATGCACTGGGCCAGACGGAGGCCGGCCGGTATCTATTTGTGGTGCTTTCCCCCCGCGGGGGAAGCCGTGCGCGCTGCATCACGGCGAGGGATATGGACTCTGCGACGCGAGCATTTTACATGCGCCATAGGAGGTAA
- a CDS encoding acyl--CoA ligase family protein → MKHRDVYRTELTPVSFLERNAYVFPDKTAVIHGSRHYTYRQFAERVNRLASALRKAGMTKGDRVAFICPNIPAMLEAHYGVPLAGGILVAINIRLSSDEIGYILKHSGSKFLFVDAEFEPAIKPLDLSGLKVVRVDDTGAGGDPYEDFLATGAPGAVEPVLEDEEETISINYTSGTTGRPKGVMYSHRGAWVNAMGEIVEAGMNFETKYLWTLPMFHCNGWCFTWAVTAVAGTHVCLRRVESTRIWELLESEGITHYCGAPTVQIGVVNDLKAHRLARPVTVTVAGAPPSPTLLGKLKELNFRPVHVYGLTETYGPHTVCAWHTEWDSLPAEKQAALAARQGQGYAIFDLVRVVDEEMNDVPRDGETLGEVVMVGNNCAKGYFEQPEATAEAFRGGWFHSGDIGVWHPDGYIELRDRKKDIIISGGENISTIEVEQCVAKHPAVMECAVVAIPDEKWGERPKAFVTLKPGQQATEKDIIEFCKQHIAHFKAPAAIEFGDLPKTSTGKVQKFVLRDKEWKGREKRIN, encoded by the coding sequence ATGAAGCATCGCGATGTGTACCGGACCGAGCTCACGCCGGTGAGCTTTCTCGAGCGCAACGCCTACGTCTTCCCGGACAAGACGGCCGTCATCCACGGCAGTCGGCACTACACGTACCGGCAGTTCGCGGAGCGCGTGAACCGGCTCGCCTCGGCGCTCCGGAAGGCCGGCATGACGAAGGGCGACCGGGTGGCGTTCATCTGCCCGAACATTCCGGCCATGCTCGAGGCGCACTATGGGGTCCCGCTGGCGGGCGGCATCCTGGTCGCGATCAACATCCGGCTCTCCTCCGACGAGATCGGCTACATCCTCAAGCACTCGGGGTCGAAGTTCCTGTTCGTGGACGCCGAGTTCGAGCCCGCGATCAAGCCCCTGGACCTCTCCGGCCTCAAGGTGGTCCGCGTGGACGACACGGGTGCCGGCGGCGACCCCTACGAGGACTTCCTCGCCACAGGCGCGCCCGGCGCCGTCGAGCCCGTGCTCGAGGACGAAGAGGAGACGATCTCGATCAACTACACCTCGGGCACGACGGGCCGCCCGAAGGGCGTCATGTACTCGCACCGCGGCGCCTGGGTCAACGCGATGGGCGAGATCGTCGAGGCGGGGATGAACTTCGAGACGAAGTACCTCTGGACGCTGCCCATGTTCCACTGTAACGGCTGGTGCTTCACGTGGGCGGTGACGGCGGTCGCGGGAACGCACGTCTGCTTGAGACGCGTCGAGTCCACGCGCATCTGGGAGCTGCTCGAGTCCGAGGGCATCACGCACTACTGCGGCGCGCCCACGGTCCAGATCGGCGTGGTCAACGACCTCAAGGCCCACCGCCTCGCGCGCCCGGTCACCGTCACCGTCGCCGGCGCGCCGCCCTCGCCGACCCTCCTCGGCAAGTTGAAGGAGCTGAACTTCCGCCCGGTGCACGTCTACGGCCTGACCGAGACGTACGGCCCGCACACGGTCTGCGCCTGGCACACGGAGTGGGACAGCCTGCCCGCCGAGAAGCAGGCGGCGCTGGCCGCGCGGCAGGGGCAGGGCTACGCGATCTTCGACCTGGTCCGCGTGGTGGACGAGGAGATGAACGACGTGCCGCGGGACGGCGAGACGCTGGGTGAGGTGGTGATGGTCGGCAACAACTGCGCCAAGGGCTACTTCGAGCAGCCGGAGGCGACGGCGGAGGCCTTCCGCGGCGGTTGGTTCCACTCGGGCGACATCGGGGTCTGGCACCCCGACGGCTACATCGAGCTGCGCGACCGGAAGAAAGACATCATCATCTCGGGCGGCGAGAATATCTCGACCATTGAAGTCGAGCAGTGCGTGGCGAAGCACCCGGCCGTGATGGAGTGCGCCGTGGTCGCGATCCCCGACGAAAAGTGGGGCGAGCGGCCCAAGGCTTTCGTCACGCTCAAGCCGGGCCAGCAGGCGACCGAGAAGGACATCATCGAGTTCTGCAAGCAGCACATCGCGCACTTCAAGGCGCCGGCGGCGATCGAGTTCGGGGACCTGCCGAAGACCTCGACCGGCAAGGTCCAGAAGTTCGTCCTGCGCGACAAGGAGTGGAAGGGCAGGGAGAAGCGGATTAACTAG
- a CDS encoding HdeD family acid-resistance protein, with amino-acid sequence MYSGLARNWKALAARGVLAILFGLFALTRPEIALPTLVLGFGVAVLLSGILAIVAGVRAEENQERSWPLVTEGVIAVAVGLVALLRPDAAARLWLYVVSGFVFVSGILHIFAAIRLRRDMRDELVLIINGVLTAAFGVMMILLPWAGLLALGMLVGASALCFGVLLVIVSLRLRTRWLAQHPA; translated from the coding sequence ATGTACAGCGGGCTGGCGCGGAACTGGAAGGCCCTGGCGGCTCGGGGCGTCCTGGCTATTCTCTTCGGGCTCTTCGCGCTGACACGGCCCGAGATCGCGCTGCCCACCCTCGTGTTGGGGTTCGGCGTGGCCGTGCTCCTGAGCGGCATCCTCGCCATCGTCGCCGGCGTGCGGGCCGAGGAAAACCAGGAGCGCTCCTGGCCGCTCGTCACCGAGGGCGTGATCGCCGTCGCCGTCGGGCTCGTCGCCCTGCTGCGCCCCGACGCGGCCGCCCGCCTCTGGCTCTACGTCGTGAGCGGCTTCGTCTTCGTGAGCGGCATCCTCCACATCTTCGCCGCCATACGGCTCCGCCGCGACATGCGGGACGAGCTGGTGCTGATCATCAACGGCGTGCTGACAGCCGCGTTCGGCGTGATGATGATCCTGCTGCCGTGGGCCGGGCTCCTGGCCCTTGGGATGCTGGTGGGCGCGTCCGCGCTCTGCTTCGGAGTGCTGCTGGTGATCGTGTCGCTTCGGCTGCGGACGCGGTGGCTCGCGCAGCACCCAGCCTGA
- a CDS encoding MaoC family dehydratase encodes MRYWDDIKEGEVVELGSRTLDKERMVAFAREFDPQPFHTDEKAAEASIWGGLIASGWLTGSVLMRLFYDGFLKDTASMGSPGIDELRWLKPVRPGDTLTGRLTVLETAASRSKPDRGIVRSLMEVLNQHGEVVMTTKGVNFFKRRPASG; translated from the coding sequence GTGCGCTACTGGGATGACATCAAGGAAGGCGAGGTCGTCGAGCTGGGAAGTCGGACGCTCGACAAGGAGCGCATGGTCGCATTCGCCCGCGAGTTCGACCCGCAGCCCTTCCACACCGACGAGAAGGCGGCCGAGGCGAGCATCTGGGGCGGGCTCATCGCGAGCGGCTGGCTGACCGGCAGCGTGCTGATGCGCCTCTTCTACGACGGGTTCCTCAAGGACACGGCGAGCATGGGCTCTCCGGGGATCGACGAGCTGCGCTGGCTCAAGCCCGTGCGCCCCGGCGACACGCTGACCGGGCGACTCACTGTGCTGGAGACCGCGGCGTCGCGCAGCAAGCCCGACCGCGGCATCGTCCGCTCGCTGATGGAGGTGCTGAACCAGCACGGCGAGGTCGTCATGACCACCAAAGGAGTGAACTTCTTTAAGCGGCGTCCGGCAAGCGGCTAG
- a CDS encoding DUF3750 domain-containing protein, with amino-acid sequence MTARACRLVVLACALATWVATGSGCSTLERTRGNWWQLSREPSGQAPDPATTPEAVVQVYAARAVGWRGLLAVHTWIAVKQSGAASYTRYEVMGWGVSRGAPALRVNRTGPDNHWFGSRPDLLVDLRGPDVDAIIEKVQAAVAAYPYAASYRTWPGPNSNTFTAFVAREVPELRLNLPPTAIGKDYLPDGAPIGMAPSGTGLQLSALGLLGVMAAWDEGIEVNVLGLIFGLDVKRPAIKLPAVGRVGMP; translated from the coding sequence ATGACCGCGCGCGCATGCCGCCTTGTCGTGCTCGCCTGCGCTCTCGCGACCTGGGTCGCGACGGGGTCCGGCTGCTCCACGCTCGAGCGGACACGCGGCAACTGGTGGCAGCTCTCACGCGAGCCGTCGGGCCAGGCACCCGATCCGGCGACCACGCCCGAGGCTGTGGTGCAGGTCTACGCCGCGCGCGCCGTCGGCTGGCGCGGCCTCCTGGCCGTGCACACCTGGATCGCCGTCAAGCAGAGCGGCGCCGCCTCCTACACGCGCTACGAGGTGATGGGCTGGGGCGTGAGCCGAGGCGCGCCGGCCCTGCGCGTCAACCGCACCGGACCGGACAACCACTGGTTCGGCAGCCGGCCCGATCTCCTGGTGGATCTCCGCGGCCCCGACGTGGACGCGATCATCGAGAAGGTCCAGGCCGCGGTCGCCGCCTATCCCTACGCCGCGTCGTACCGGACCTGGCCAGGCCCCAACAGCAACACCTTCACCGCCTTCGTCGCGCGCGAGGTACCGGAGCTGAGGCTGAACCTGCCGCCGACGGCCATCGGCAAGGACTATCTCCCAGACGGCGCTCCCATCGGTATGGCCCCGAGCGGCACGGGCCTCCAGCTCTCGGCGCTGGGCCTGCTGGGCGTCATGGCCGCCTGGGACGAAGGGATCGAGGTCAACGTGCTCGGCCTCATCTTCGGCCTCGACGTAAAGCGTCCCGCTATCAAGCTTCCCGCCGTCGGCCGGGTGGGGATGCCCTAG
- a CDS encoding acetamidase/formamidase family protein — MPSGASMPELDAGQVHYEWNNAIAPRLEIEPGDTVIFQTRDAADGFYSRASTHADVLNRGPFRGHPLTGPVRVRGAEPGDVLVVEILDVKPAADFGWTAIRPGRGLLPESDFSKPFLQIWDLADGTHARMDRRVAVPIEAFPGVMGTALDEPGGHSTMPPRENGGNMDIKQLTRGATLYLPVWMPGALFSVGDGHAAQGDGEACVTAVEMRVQATLRFGLEKGRRLEEPQLRTTRPLAAGTNTAPWFATTAHGPDLFAAAQRAIRHMIDHLVRERGFSREEAYIVCSVAADLKISEIVDAPNWIVSAFMPESIFP; from the coding sequence ATGCCATCAGGCGCCAGTATGCCCGAGCTCGACGCGGGGCAGGTGCATTACGAGTGGAACAATGCCATCGCGCCCCGGCTCGAGATCGAGCCCGGCGACACGGTGATCTTCCAGACGCGAGACGCCGCCGATGGTTTCTACTCGCGGGCGTCCACCCACGCCGACGTGCTCAACCGCGGGCCCTTCCGCGGGCATCCCTTGACGGGCCCGGTGCGCGTCCGCGGCGCCGAGCCCGGCGACGTGCTGGTGGTCGAGATCCTCGACGTGAAGCCCGCCGCCGACTTCGGCTGGACGGCGATCCGTCCCGGGCGCGGGCTCCTGCCCGAGTCGGATTTCTCGAAGCCGTTTCTCCAGATCTGGGATCTCGCCGACGGCACGCACGCGCGCATGGACCGTCGCGTCGCCGTGCCCATCGAGGCGTTCCCCGGCGTCATGGGCACGGCGCTCGACGAGCCCGGCGGGCACAGCACCATGCCGCCCAGGGAGAACGGCGGCAACATGGACATCAAGCAGCTCACGCGCGGCGCGACGCTCTACCTGCCGGTCTGGATGCCGGGCGCGCTCTTCAGCGTGGGCGACGGGCACGCCGCGCAGGGCGATGGCGAGGCGTGCGTCACCGCCGTCGAGATGCGCGTGCAGGCAACGCTCCGTTTCGGCCTCGAGAAGGGCCGCCGCCTCGAGGAGCCCCAGCTCCGCACGACGCGCCCCCTCGCCGCGGGGACCAACACCGCGCCCTGGTTCGCGACGACGGCCCACGGACCGGATCTTTTCGCGGCCGCGCAGCGGGCCATTCGCCACATGATCGACCACCTGGTCAGGGAGCGCGGTTTCTCCAGGGAGGAGGCCTACATCGTGTGCAGCGTGGCGGCCGATCTCAAGATCAGCGAGATCGTGGACGCGCCCAACTGGATCGTCTCGGCCTTCATGCCGGAGAGCATCTTCCCCTGA
- a CDS encoding radical SAM protein, with protein sequence MSSRMSLPLVVHEPGAGHAPVVPFLRLSALWIQITGTWCNLECTHCINASGPDEPWLKPIAPEVARAAMREADELGVKEIYFTGGEPFLHGEILALLADALVVAPTTVLTNGTLIDEAMADRLAALARAAAYSLEIRVSLDDTDPEKNDRVRGAGAFNKAVRAIQLLHERGLLPIVTATEITSHEHAGGRGMYERFRGFLAGLGIEKPRVKILPVFALGRLSREGGRRLTEEDLEGFERGTLQCSESRVVADGGVYACPILAGLPGAKLSDGGLEASFRDAPLYHPSCVTCHETGMTCKNG encoded by the coding sequence ATGTCGAGCCGAATGAGCCTGCCTTTGGTGGTCCACGAGCCCGGCGCCGGGCACGCGCCGGTCGTGCCCTTCCTCCGCCTCTCGGCGCTCTGGATCCAGATCACCGGCACCTGGTGCAACCTCGAGTGCACCCACTGCATCAACGCCTCCGGCCCCGACGAACCATGGCTCAAGCCCATCGCGCCCGAGGTCGCGCGCGCGGCCATGCGGGAGGCCGACGAGCTCGGCGTCAAGGAGATCTACTTCACGGGCGGCGAGCCTTTTCTCCACGGCGAGATTCTGGCGCTCCTGGCAGACGCGCTCGTGGTGGCGCCGACGACGGTCCTCACCAACGGCACGCTCATCGACGAGGCCATGGCCGACCGGCTCGCCGCGCTGGCCCGGGCCGCCGCCTACTCGCTCGAGATCCGCGTGAGCCTCGACGACACCGACCCGGAGAAGAACGACAGGGTCCGCGGAGCCGGCGCCTTCAACAAGGCCGTGCGCGCCATCCAGCTCCTGCACGAGCGCGGACTCCTGCCCATCGTGACCGCCACCGAGATCACGAGCCACGAGCACGCGGGCGGGCGGGGGATGTACGAGCGCTTCCGCGGGTTCCTCGCGGGCTTGGGCATCGAGAAGCCGCGCGTGAAGATCCTGCCGGTCTTCGCTCTCGGGCGCCTGAGCCGCGAGGGCGGGCGCCGTCTCACCGAGGAGGACCTCGAGGGCTTCGAGCGCGGGACGCTCCAGTGCTCGGAATCCCGCGTGGTCGCCGACGGCGGCGTCTATGCCTGCCCCATCCTGGCGGGCCTGCCCGGCGCGAAGCTCTCGGACGGCGGCCTCGAGGCGTCGTTCCGCGACGCCCCGCTCTACCATCCTTCCTGTGTCACCTGTCACGAGACGGGGATGACGTGCAAGAACGGGTAG
- a CDS encoding metallophosphoesterase family protein, translating into MQERVVEYRRVAVFGGVYNNAQALRATLEDARRRDVEAVFCLGDMGGFGPHPDRVFPLLKDHGVLAIQGNYDESLAQGKTDCGCGYTDPRDNHFARISYEYTFANTSTENKAWLGALPGGRRIRLGAHRVLMCHGSPRVINEFLWESATPTGLLKRFLGQAEADVLACTHTGIKWHRELPEGKHAVNVGVIGRPENDGSSNVWYTVLTAGPDLSVEFIPVHYDFETLARQIEQEGLPPEFAETVRSGWWTTCLENLPSKERSRGKF; encoded by the coding sequence GTGCAAGAACGGGTAGTCGAGTACCGGCGCGTCGCGGTCTTCGGCGGCGTCTACAACAACGCCCAGGCGCTTCGCGCGACACTCGAAGACGCGCGACGGCGCGACGTCGAAGCGGTGTTCTGCCTCGGAGACATGGGCGGCTTCGGGCCTCATCCCGACCGCGTGTTCCCCTTGCTTAAGGACCACGGCGTTCTCGCGATCCAGGGCAACTACGACGAGTCGCTGGCGCAGGGCAAGACCGACTGCGGCTGCGGCTATACCGATCCGCGCGACAATCACTTCGCGCGCATCAGCTACGAGTACACGTTCGCCAACACCTCGACTGAAAACAAGGCGTGGCTCGGCGCGCTGCCGGGAGGCCGGCGGATCCGCCTTGGAGCCCACCGGGTGCTCATGTGCCACGGGTCTCCGAGGGTCATCAACGAGTTCCTCTGGGAATCGGCGACGCCGACGGGCCTTCTCAAGCGCTTCCTCGGTCAGGCGGAGGCCGACGTGCTCGCCTGCACGCATACCGGCATCAAGTGGCATCGCGAGCTGCCCGAGGGAAAGCACGCCGTCAACGTGGGCGTGATCGGGCGACCGGAGAACGACGGCTCGAGTAACGTCTGGTACACGGTGCTGACCGCCGGGCCCGACCTCTCGGTCGAGTTCATCCCCGTGCACTACGACTTCGAGACGCTGGCCCGCCAGATCGAGCAAGAGGGCCTGCCGCCCGAGTTCGCCGAGACCGTGCGTTCCGGCTGGTGGACCACCTGCCTCGAGAACCTCCCGTCAAAAGAACGCTCGCGCGGCAAGTTCTGA
- a CDS encoding mercuric reductase, translating into MAVDVLPNDAHNALLVANVHPPDWRQPNPAPRYNLVVIGGGTAGLVTAAGAAGLGARVALIERHLLGGDCLNVGCVPSKCVIRSSRVVGDIRAAGALGVRVNGAVEPDFGAVMKRMRGIRARISRHDSAERFNGLGVDVFLGDGRFTGPDTVEVNGTALRFKKAVIATGARAHHPMVPGLDEAGFLTNETVFELTECPRRLAVIGAGPIGCELAQAFRRLGSEVTLFHTGGHILNREDADAAGIVQRAFVDEGIHLALDARLTRVERSADGKVLHCDTPRGPLRVVVDEILVGAGRVPNVDGLGLEAVGVAYDRKAGVTVNDRLQTSNPRIYAAGDICMSEKFTHAADFAARVVIQNALFLGRKTLSALTIPWCTYTDPEIAHVGLYERDAETRGIPIDTYLRPFSEVDRALADGEEDGFVKVHVRKGGDKIVGATIVARHAGEMINELTLAMTAGVGLGRLASVIHPYPTQAEAIRQVGDMFNRTRLTPKVKRLFAAWLRWTR; encoded by the coding sequence ATGGCGGTAGACGTGCTTCCCAACGATGCCCACAACGCCCTACTGGTGGCGAATGTCCACCCGCCAGACTGGCGCCAGCCCAACCCGGCGCCGCGCTACAACCTGGTCGTCATCGGCGGCGGCACCGCCGGGCTGGTGACGGCGGCGGGCGCGGCCGGCCTCGGCGCGCGCGTGGCGCTCATCGAGCGGCACCTCCTGGGCGGCGACTGCCTCAACGTCGGCTGCGTGCCTTCGAAGTGCGTCATCCGTTCCTCGCGGGTGGTCGGCGATATCCGTGCGGCCGGGGCGCTCGGCGTAAGGGTAAACGGAGCCGTCGAGCCAGACTTCGGCGCGGTGATGAAACGCATGCGCGGCATCCGCGCGCGGATCAGCCGCCACGACTCCGCCGAGCGCTTCAACGGGCTCGGCGTCGACGTCTTCCTCGGCGACGGTCGCTTCACCGGGCCCGACACCGTCGAGGTCAACGGCACGGCTCTCCGGTTCAAGAAGGCGGTCATCGCGACGGGCGCCCGCGCGCATCATCCAATGGTCCCGGGGCTCGACGAGGCGGGCTTCCTCACCAACGAGACCGTGTTCGAGCTGACGGAGTGCCCGCGACGCCTGGCCGTCATCGGCGCCGGGCCCATCGGCTGCGAGCTGGCGCAGGCCTTCAGGCGCTTGGGCTCCGAAGTAACGCTGTTTCACACCGGAGGTCACATCCTGAACCGGGAGGACGCTGACGCCGCCGGGATCGTCCAGCGCGCCTTCGTCGACGAGGGCATCCACCTCGCCCTCGACGCCAGGCTCACGCGCGTCGAACGGAGCGCGGACGGCAAGGTGCTTCACTGCGACACGCCGCGCGGGCCCCTGCGGGTCGTGGTCGACGAGATCCTGGTGGGCGCCGGCCGCGTGCCCAACGTGGACGGCCTCGGCCTCGAAGCCGTGGGCGTCGCCTACGACCGGAAGGCCGGCGTCACGGTCAACGACCGACTGCAGACCTCGAACCCACGGATCTATGCCGCGGGTGACATCTGCATGAGCGAGAAGTTCACCCACGCCGCCGACTTCGCGGCGCGGGTCGTGATCCAGAACGCGCTCTTCCTCGGGCGCAAGACGCTGTCGGCGCTGACCATCCCGTGGTGCACCTACACGGACCCGGAGATTGCTCACGTGGGTCTCTACGAGCGTGACGCGGAGACGCGCGGCATTCCGATCGACACGTACCTCCGGCCGTTTTCCGAGGTGGATCGCGCCCTCGCCGACGGCGAGGAAGACGGCTTCGTGAAGGTGCACGTGCGGAAGGGCGGCGACAAGATCGTCGGCGCCACCATCGTGGCCCGGCACGCGGGCGAGATGATCAACGAGCTGACCCTCGCCATGACGGCCGGCGTCGGGCTCGGGCGTCTCGCCTCCGTCATCCACCCGTACCCGACGCAGGCCGAGGCCATCCGCCAGGTCGGCGACATGTTCAACCGCACGCGGCTCACGCCCAAGGTCAAGAGGCTCTTCGCCGCGTGGCTAAGGTGGACGCGATGA
- a CDS encoding DUF547 domain-containing protein, with protein sequence MAKVDAMRRGWVRPVLALLLVAAGIVAARSLGLGDLLRLENVARLKQWIESYGALAPAVFIAGYILATVFFFPGLPITVLGGVAFGPLWGTLYVWIGATIGAGLAFLVARYAVRSTVERWVQASPRIAKMDGQVAVHGWRIVMLTRLVPIFPFNLQNYAYGITRIGFWPYLITSSICILPATAAFTFAGGALSDGRGDVKRTLAYLAIAGVLLVLISLIPRWLQRRSKLAGDLLKAAAIAALLGFALPVDAAGDDAYARLLRAHVRPGVVSGIKLALVDYRAVKADPAYAQALSALAESRPDALASDAERIAFWVNAYNLAAIKAVLDQYPTESIRDGGSLLSSIWKKKVATVARTVYSLDDIEHGILRKAFKEPRVHFAIVCASLSCPDLRAEPYEAARLDAQLDQQAAAFLSNTTKGLEPGADGKTARASSIFKWFAGDFAASGGVAAFIRARSSPDVAARLGALTDAGLSYLDYDWSLNDTARSS encoded by the coding sequence GTGGCTAAGGTGGACGCGATGAGGCGCGGCTGGGTCCGTCCGGTTCTCGCCCTGCTGCTGGTCGCGGCCGGCATCGTCGCGGCGCGCTCGCTCGGACTGGGCGACCTGCTCCGGCTCGAGAACGTCGCCCGGCTCAAGCAGTGGATCGAGAGCTACGGCGCGCTGGCGCCCGCCGTCTTCATCGCGGGGTACATCCTCGCCACGGTCTTCTTCTTTCCCGGGCTGCCCATCACGGTGCTGGGCGGCGTCGCATTCGGGCCGCTGTGGGGCACGCTCTACGTCTGGATCGGGGCCACGATCGGCGCGGGGCTGGCCTTCCTCGTTGCGCGCTATGCCGTGCGCAGCACGGTGGAGCGCTGGGTCCAGGCGAGCCCGCGCATCGCCAAGATGGACGGGCAGGTGGCCGTGCACGGCTGGCGCATCGTGATGCTGACGCGGCTCGTCCCGATCTTCCCGTTCAATCTCCAGAACTATGCCTACGGCATCACGCGCATCGGCTTCTGGCCCTACCTCATCACCTCGTCCATCTGCATCCTGCCGGCCACGGCGGCCTTCACCTTCGCGGGCGGCGCGCTTAGCGACGGGCGCGGCGACGTCAAGCGGACGCTGGCCTACCTCGCGATCGCGGGCGTGCTGCTGGTGCTGATCTCCCTGATCCCGCGCTGGCTCCAGCGCCGGAGCAAGCTGGCGGGCGATCTCTTGAAAGCCGCGGCCATCGCGGCTCTCCTTGGCTTCGCGCTGCCCGTTGACGCCGCCGGTGACGACGCCTATGCGAGGCTGCTGCGGGCACACGTGAGACCCGGGGTCGTCAGCGGCATCAAGCTCGCGCTCGTGGACTACCGGGCCGTCAAGGCCGATCCCGCCTACGCCCAGGCGCTCAGCGCGCTGGCCGAGTCTCGGCCGGACGCTCTCGCGAGCGACGCCGAGCGCATCGCCTTCTGGGTCAACGCCTACAACCTCGCCGCGATCAAGGCCGTGCTCGACCAGTACCCGACGGAGAGCATCAGGGACGGCGGCAGCCTGCTGTCATCCATCTGGAAGAAGAAGGTCGCCACTGTCGCGCGAACGGTCTATTCCCTCGACGACATCGAGCACGGCATCCTGCGCAAGGCGTTCAAGGAGCCACGCGTGCACTTCGCCATCGTCTGCGCATCGCTGTCGTGCCCCGATCTCCGCGCTGAGCCCTACGAAGCGGCGCGGCTCGACGCCCAGCTCGACCAGCAGGCGGCCGCGTTCCTGTCGAATACGACCAAGGGGCTAGAGCCCGGCGCCGACGGCAAGACGGCTCGCGCATCGTCCATCTTCAAGTGGTTCGCCGGGGACTTCGCGGCCTCGGGAGGCGTGGCGGCCTTCATCCGCGCCAGGTCGAGCCCGGACGTCGCTGCCCGGCTCGGCGCGCTCACCGATGCGGGCCTGTCCTACCTCGACTACGACTGGAGCCTCAACGACACTGCGCGGAGCTCGTGA